The following coding sequences lie in one Musa acuminata AAA Group cultivar baxijiao chromosome BXJ1-8, Cavendish_Baxijiao_AAA, whole genome shotgun sequence genomic window:
- the LOC135589174 gene encoding probable calcium-binding protein CML46, which yields MEKPLPTAPYHSLALTEPVVHLFNKTISMGVVLKNKISMGFLFRHPAPCASGVVDRVRPGDSADASEAPELTREDVETVMEIITGMPCGADGEQLEEMRGVFEGEEPSLEEVAEAFSVFDDDGDGVIEPLDLHRVLCKLGFPEGAALEACRRMIAAYDENDDGRIDFKEFIKVVEGSFFD from the coding sequence ATGGAGAAACCATTGCCAACTGCACCCTACCACTCCCTCGCACTCACAGAGCCCGTCGTGCACCTCTTCAACAAGACCATCTCCATGGGGGTCGTCCTGAAGAATAAGATATCCATGGGGTTCCTCTTCCGGCACCCAGCGCCGTGCGCATCGGGGGTCGTCGATCGTGTCAGACCCGGCGACTCGGCCGACGCTAGCGAGGCGCCCGAGTTGACCAGAGAAGACGTGGAGACGGTGATGGAGATCATTACGGGCATGCCTTGCGGCGCGGACGGTGAGCAGCTCGAGGAGATGCGTGGCGTGTTTGAGGGGGAGGAGCCGAGCTTGGAGGAAGTGGCGGAGGCGTTCTCCGTCTTCGATGATGACGGTGACGGGGTCATAGAGCCCCTGGACCTGCATCGTGTTCTCTGCAAGCTGGGCTTCCCGGAGGGGGCGGCATTGGAGGCATGCCGACGGATGATCGCGGCGTACGACGAGAACGACGACGGGAGGATCGATTTCAAGGAGTTCATCAAAGTTGTGGAGGGCAGCTTCTTTGATTAA